The Desulfomonilia bacterium genome includes a region encoding these proteins:
- a CDS encoding CsgG/HfaB family protein, with product MRTIILLSVIWVMAAMFAGCATNSTTGKKSGLMTIAVFDIENLSPEDSTGEDLGLLLSSEIVGRLSIKPGVQIIERQKLVSVLQELQLGSSDLADESVRLKVGRMLGAKRMVFGSYLVSGLNMRLDLRLVDVETGKILKTAKETVIAGETEEWIDAAGEAADKLM from the coding sequence ATGCGAACCATAATCCTGCTGTCAGTGATATGGGTTATGGCAGCAATGTTTGCAGGGTGTGCAACAAATTCAACAACAGGTAAAAAATCCGGGCTCATGACCATTGCAGTCTTCGACATCGAAAATCTCAGCCCTGAAGATTCCACAGGGGAAGACCTTGGATTGCTTCTATCTTCAGAAATTGTAGGCAGGCTGTCCATAAAGCCCGGTGTTCAGATAATAGAAAGGCAGAAGCTCGTCAGCGTTCTTCAGGAACTGCAGCTGGGCAGCTCTGACCTGGCGGACGAGTCGGTGAGGCTGAAAGTAGGCAGGATGCTCGGAGCAAAACGCATGGTATTCGGCAGCTACCTTGTTTCAGGCTTGAATATGAGGCTTGATTTAAGGCTTGTTGACGTCGAGACAGGCAAGATATTGAAAACAGCCAAGGAGACTGTGATCGCCGGAGAAACCGAAGAATGGATTGATGCGGCGGGTGAAGCGGCCGATAAGCTCATGTGA